A window from Fragaria vesca subsp. vesca linkage group LG5, FraVesHawaii_1.0, whole genome shotgun sequence encodes these proteins:
- the LOC101300732 gene encoding NAC domain-containing protein 43-like — MAVPMQGVNHVPVGFRSKPTEEELLCYYLRRKIRGLRLPQGVVHHNCNVYGKKEPWDIWEAYRDPSDPETKELYFFRDEPRRVFSCSTIRRVDTGNWRGENLRKKVHAYGSDRVIGWRRTFVYTNRDSVQDGCWLINELELHESLFPSKDKRNSYVLCILTKIDKKGKH; from the coding sequence ATGGCAGTTCCGATGCAAGGTGTTAACCATGTTCCAGTCGGCTTCAGATCCAAGCCTACCGAAGAAGAACTTCTCTGTTACTATCTTCGTCGCAAGATCAGAGGATTACGGTTGCCACAGGGTGTTGTTCATCATAACTGTAATGTATATGGTAAGAAAGAACCATGGGATATATGGGAAGCATACAGAGATCCATCAGATCCAGAAACCAAAGAGCTCTACTTCTTCAGAGATGAACCCCGGAGGGTTTTCTCATGCAGTACAATCCGAAGAGTTGACACTGGCAACTGGAGAGGCGAAAACTTAAGGAAGAAAGTGCATGCTTATGGTTCTGATAGAGTTATCGGGTGGAGAAGAACTTTTGTATACACGAACCGTGATTCGGTTCAAGATGGTTGCTGGCTCATCAACGAGTTGGAGCTCCATGAATCTTTATTTCCCAGCAAAGATAAGCGGAACAGTTATGTTCTTTGTATTCTTACAAAGATAGATAAGAAGGGAAAACATTGA
- the LOC101301014 gene encoding putative disease resistance RPP13-like protein 1-like: MAEIASLVLSTGITSAVLQIVIDRVTKSVEQKKHLFNAVDDNLRKLKRTLMNLRARVDDLEKKHCIINEAADDLLQDLQTCFLDAEDLLDKIGLGLERLTCLGVEVNTWSQVHDLIPFYSSIPSEITDMQLKLAGLVTELERFSTAEISQFTIPNSTSLVDECCVFGRDKDKYKMKDMVLSVHEVANVSVIPIVGMGGIGKTTLAQLVYNDADVHKKFDLKMWVSVSSDYGLFMITKSILESATGGRVSQLSSLDSVQVELQKTLKGKRFLLVLDGICNENLSYWDRFKLSFGAAKKGSKIMMTTRSEISASIVASTFYRLDPLCDKACWEIIKQRGNLDGQTDLEANGLAISKKCKGHPWVAKVIGSSLHSGEMEWDALLKNEFWELQEHKTQIYPGLKLLSYDDMPSYLKRCFSYCSIFPRDHVVEMDDLVQLWAAEGFIRSQGTTEIEDVGRQYFEDLHSRSVFSQVPGVSGDQQRYKMHELIHDLARFVSTNLCFCMEDNMPCLAPISLNARYASLLYENAQLSTLKAFYKYKKLRTFTFLPKVPSIPRPGMLLPHYPSNLLEVPHELFERLGCLRVLNLSRSAISKLPESIGNLIHLRYLNLSHTHIELLPKPLTTICGLETLKLKSCPKLLHLPENLKDLIKLRHLDFDRHRQLSSMPRDIGKLTSLETLHAFRVGKEKGYQIEELKDMRCLRGSISITNLENVADSYQAEAAMLHNKQYLDRLELEWNGIRGQMQPVQQEVLTGLEPHAGLKKLRVAGYCGLLFPKWIESSAFSKLESIDLENCPFCGLLPALGQLPALKELFIQNMSTLEVVDHLFCGHSTHSSAAFQSLETLTLRDMPELSKWSGLRDKDMPCLRILNVGSCPKLATLPTFQYLKSLQCLDINRCPQLQSLPDGGLPPSLETLIILESDILKNRCKEGEGADWNKIRWIPKKLIEDKVILAQRPDRPDNQIDEVKDAPESLLSSRNSLLVCSVIIFPLFVLFMRSLYQYLSQARD, from the exons ATGGCGGAGATAGCATCCCTTGTACTTTCAACCGGCATTACGTCGGCAGTTCTGCAGATTGTTATTGACAGAGTCACAAAATCTGTTGAACAAAAGAAACACTTGTTCAATGCGGTCGACGACAATCTCAGAAAGCTAAAACGAACCCTGATGAACCTTCGAGCTCGTGTTGATGATCTAGAAAAGAAACATTGCATCATCAACGAAGCAGCAGATGATTTGCTCCAAGATCTCCAGACTTGTTTTCTCGATGCTGAAGATTTGCTGGATAAGATTGGCTTAGGACTGGAAAGATTGACTTGTTTGGGAGTGGAGGTCAACACTTGGAGTCAGGTACATGACTTGATCCCTTTCTATTCTAGCATACCGTCTGAGATTACCGACATGCAACTGAAACTGGCTGGGTTAGTAACTGAACTGGAAAGGTTTTCTACCGCAGAAATTAGCCAGTTTACTATTCCTAATTCGACCTCATTGGTTGATGAATGTTGTGTTTTTGGAAGGGATAAAGATAAGTACAAGATGAAAGATATGGTGTTGTCTGTCCACGAAGTGGCAAATGTTTCTGTAATTCCAATAGTGGGTATGGGTGGGATAGGGAAAACAACACTTGCCCAACTTGTCTACAATGATGCAGATGTCCATAAGAAATTTGATTTGAAAATGTGGGTGTCTGTTTCTTCAGACTATGGTCTGTTTATGATTACAAAATCTATTCTTGAGTCTGCTACTGGGGGAAGGGTTTCTCAGTTGTCGAGTTTGGATAGTGTTCAGGTTGAATTACAGAAGACATTGAAGGGGAAGAGGTTTTTACTTGTACTAGATGGCATTTGTAACGAGAATCTTAGTTATTGGGATCGATTCAAGTTGTCTTTTGGGGCTGCAAAGAAGGGGAGCAAGATTATGATGACTACTCGAAGTGAAATTTCTGCCTCGATTGTTGCCTCTACATTCTATCGTTTGGATCCTCTGTGTGACAAGGCTTGTTGGGAAATAATCAAACAAAGAGGCAATCTTGATGGGCAGACTGATTTGGAAGCTAATGGCCTAGCAATATCGAAGAAATGCAAAGGGCATCCATGGGTAGCCAAAGTGATTGGAAGCAGTTTGCATTCGGGAGAGATGGAGTGGGATGCTTTGTTAAAGAATGAGTTTTGGGAACTGCAAGAACATAAAACACAAATCTATCCAGGCCTCAAATTGTTGAGCTATGATGATATGCCTTCTTATTTGAAAAGATGTTTCAGTTATTGTTCTATTTTCCCTCGTGATCATGTAGTTGAGATGGATGATTTGGTGCAACTATGGGCAGCAGAAGGCTTTATTCGGTCTCAAGGAACAACAGAAATTGAAGATGTTGGAAGACAGTATTTTGAAGACTTGCATTCAAGGTCTGTCTTTTCGCAAGTTCCTGGTGTCAGTGGTGATCAGCAGAGATACAAAATGCATGAGCTCATTCATGATTTGGCAAGATTTGTTTCAACTAACTTATGCTTTTGTATGGAGGACAATATGCCATGCTTGGCACCCATATCTCTTAATGCTCGGTATGCGTCTTTGCTTTATGAAAATGCTCAACTATCTACACTGAAGGCATTTTACAAGTATAAGAAGTTGAGGACATTTACATTTCTTCCTAAAGTCCCATCTATACCGAGGCCAGGCATGTTGCTTCCACATTATCCATCCAATCTTTTGGAAGTCCCTCATGAGCTTTTTGAAAGGTTGGGATGCTTGAGGGTGTTGAATTTGAGTCGTAGTGCCATCTCTAAATTGCCGGAATCTATTGGAAACTTGATACATCTTCGTTACCTCAATCTTAGTCATACCCATATTGAACTATTGCCAAAGCCTTTAACAACCATTTGTGGGTTAGAAACATTGAAGCTTAAGAGTTGTCCTAAGCTTCTTCATTTGCCTGAGAACTTAAAGGACCTGATTAAGCTACGCCATCTTGACTTTGACAGACACCGTCAACTAAGTTCAATGCCAAGAGATATTGGGAAGTTAACTAGTCTTGAAACACTGCATGCATTTAGAGTGGGAAAAGAGAAAGGATATCAGATTGAGGAGCTTAAGGACATGAGGTGTCTTCGTGGATCCATTTCTATCACAAATCTTGAGAATGTGGCAGATTCTTACCAGGCTGAGGCTGCTATGTTACACAACAAGCAATACCTAGACAGGTTGGAGTTGGAATGGAATGGAATCAGAGGTCAAATGCAACCAGTTCAACAAGAAGTTCTTACAGGTCTTGAACCACATGCTGGGTTGAAAAAGCTACGAGTAGCAGGTTACTGTGGTTTGTTATTTCCCAAATGGATAGAAAGCTCAGCATTCAGCAAGCTTGAGAGTATTGATCTAGAAAATTGCCCATTTTGTGGACTCCTTCCTGCTCTTGGCCAGCTTCCGGCTCTCAAGGAACTTTTTATTCAAAATATGTCTACTTTGGAAGTTGTGGATCATCTGTTCTGTGGTCATTCGACTCATTCCTCAGCTGCTTTTCAATCCTTGGAGACGCTAACACTTCGTGACATGCCGGAGCTGAGTAAATGGTCAGGACTACGTGACAAGGACATGCCTTGCCTCAGAATCCTTAACGTTGGTTCTTGTCCAAAATTGGCCACCCTACCTACATTTCAGTACCTAAAATCACTTCAATGTTTAGACATCAATCGTTGCCCTCAGCTTCAATCTTTGCCAGACGGAGGACTGCCACCCTCACTCGAAACTTTGATCATTTTGGAGAGTGACATCTTGAAGAATCGGTGCAAAGAGGGAGAAGGTGCAGATTGGAATAAGATCAGATGGATCCCCAAAAAATTGATTGAAGATAAGGTGATTCTAGCACAAAGACCGGATAGACCGGATAACCAG ATTGATGAGGTTAAGGATGCTCCAGAAAGCTTGTTGAGTAGCAGAAACTCCTTGTTGGTTTGCTCTGTGATTATTTTTCCTCTGTTCGTCCTTTTTATGAGATCATTGTACCAGTACTTGTCCCAAGCCAGAGATTGA
- the LOC101314085 gene encoding U-box domain-containing protein 33-like encodes MLSPVVDSPSAVGSTAAGATHSSADRIVVEPVAGVIQDTIYVTVGACVKESKSHLLWTLHNSGGNRVCIIHVHQPAQKIPTMMGSFPASQLNHQVIRDYRQIERQKMQKILEEYLHICRQMGVLLLLLSSYISRIICGCKTLRFVFAKSRLHIRSMLPSFLIQITNDHFFIGSSRNITY; translated from the exons ATGCTATCACCGGTCGTCGACTCCCCGTCGGCGGTGGGGTCCACTGCTGCTGGTGCTACTCATTCCTCCGCGGATAGGATTGTGGTGGAGCCTGTGGCTGGGGTGATCCAAGATACGATATATGTGACAGTGGGAGCTTGTGTGAAGGAGAGCAAGTCGCATCTGTTATGGACATTGCATAACTCAGGAGGGAACAGGGTTTGCATTATTCATGTTCATCAGCCTGCACAGAAGATTCCAACGATGA TGGGAAGCTTCCCAGCAAGCCAACTGAACCATCAGGTAATCAGAGATTATCGTCAAATCGAAAGGCAAAAGATGCAGAAGATCCTGGAAGAATACCTTCATATTTGTCGTCAAATGGGGGTATTATTGTTACTTCTCTCTTCCTATATTTCTCGTATTATCTGTGGATGCAAGACGTTAAGATTTGTATTTGCCAAAAGTAGACTGCATATACGCTCTATGTTGCCAAGCTTTCTGATACAGATCACCAATGACCATTTTTTTATAGGTTCGAGCAGAAATATTACATATTGA
- the LOC101301302 gene encoding uncharacterized protein LOC101301302 yields MELGTDSVFACEIEKMRGLMSKKAIYVREHAPVSCHIQFVYQGGCLIQTREAKSDAVDAQVALLPPRPSTDTGQSPLHLRSRSSVTYGQDDLPSLSNPAQRVRLFGPVRLIKGDKYGGSTTDVPEGFITPSSRMLEAEGSADEYAIRRSASLSSIQVERTDKSENGSGNSSYLTRLKDLNHSSPPSLFSPPESLEDANFEQKLRQVQDEHETLPHHLKRLFLYCSLFPFGYEFSKDGLVQLWIAEGFIRERQRERMEDTATEHFNSLEKEGFFVFSRCDFTTDFDSMLSTTTDHPSNFLYKVNPRKHSLLENTISSGNYFKAVDGKLDGASHMTRHLSLIGEDIDGVSFGILQNFKHLRSLHMLSCRGSSLKQVPRDLCFTLTFLKTLNLSGTLISELPSSIGNVKSLRYIDASHTPIARLPESIDSLYNLQTIKLRGCSNFVQLPKGMKKLTNLRHIDLDIIRQLDSLPAHLGNLSTLQTLSAFLVGRDDGCHVGELKNLNDLKGALNISRLENVVSKKEAEEAALIDKKCLDRLELRWSNMFVEYAKLEEEILECLQPHFGLKELQIQQYSGSVLPTWIGNRAFADLVAITLYRCRNCKLLPCMGQLPALKSLSIIEMNGVKYIDHQFLRNGPCLEYAFPKLERLEVDIMLKLKVWKHIRIGDFPSLVKLIVDSCPELVRLPPLACLPSLKHLELRRCPKLLSLPSDGLPPSLESFLLVECLELKEWCLKSDHWSTLCHISSIWFDHEEVKGFELDCTPLWGSVSICGRRPVMEDAIAVVPRFINIPSTMLIGSHAYTGMSPSLNHLTSHFFGVYDGHGGPQVAEYCCERLHLALADELQIIEDDLTDGIMRETQHVKGEKAFTIEDDLTDGIMRETQQVKWEKAFTSCFRRVDDEVSRCITGSNEDASGANSDQHIAPETVGSTAVVALVCSSHIIVANCGDSRAILCRGKEPVPLSVDHKANREDECARIEASGGKIIQWNGPRVFGVLAMSRSIGDGYLKPWIIPDPEVMIVPRTRDDEFLILASDGLWDVMTNKEACKVARRRIRLWHKKNRVTLAERGIGVDPAAQEAASYLSTLAFQKGSTDNISVILVDMRAQRN; encoded by the exons ATGGAGCTCGGTACTGATTCTGTTTTTGCCTGTGAAATAGA GAAAATGAGGGGCCTCATGTCTAAGAAAGCCATATACGTGCGTGAGCACGCACCTGTGTCCTGTCACATACAATTTGTATACCAGGGGGGGTGCCTTATACAAACCAG GGAAGCGAAATCAGATGCAGTTGATGCACAAGTGGCATTACTGCCACCAAGGCCAAGCACCGACACTGGACAATCACCACTTCATTTAAGATCAAGGTCTTCTGTGACATATGGGCAGGATGATCTACCGTCACTCAGCAACCCAGCTCAACGCGTACGTTTGTTCGGCCCGGTAAGATTGATAAAAGGTGACAAATATGGAGGAAGCACAACAGATGTTCCCGAAGGGTTTATAACTCCATCAAGCCGCATGTTGGAAGCAGAAGGTAGTGCTGATGAATACGCAATAAGGAGGAGTGCTTCTTTATCTTCGATACAGGTTGAGAGGACTGACAAAAGTGAAAATGGTTCAGGAAACTCGAGTTATCTTACTCGTCTCAAAGATCTTAATCATTCATCCCCTCCCAGTCTATTCAGTCCGCCAGAGTCTCTGGAGGATGCAAATTTCGAACAGAAGCTTAGGCAGGTTCAAGATGAGCATGAGACTTTGCCTCACCATTTGAAAAGGTTATTTCTGTATTGTTCACTCTTTCCCTTTGGTTATGAATTTAGTAAAGATGGGTTGGTTCAGTTATGGATAGCTGAAGGCTTTATTAGAGAGAGGCAGAGGGAGAGAATGGAAGATACTGCTACTGAGCATTTTAATTCCTTGGAGAAGGAAGGCTTCTTTGTGTTTTCTAGATGTGATTTCACTACGGATTTTGATTCAATGCTCTCGACTACGACAGATCATCCCAGCAACTTCTTGTACAAAGTAAATCCTAGGAAGCATTCATTATTGGAGAACACCATTTCTTCAGGTAATTATTTCAAAGCAGTGGATGGTAAGTTAGATGGTGCCTCTCACATGACTAGACATTTGTCTTTGATTGGTGAGGATATTGATGGGGTGTCTTTTGGGATTCTTCAAAACTTCAAGCATTTGCGCTCACTGCATATGCTCTCTTGTCGTGGGTCTTCCTTGAAACAAGTCCCTCGTGATTTGTGTTTCACCTTAACCTTCTTGAAAACCTTAAATTTGAGTGGGACATTGATTTCTGAATTGCCTAGTTCCATCGGGAATGTAAAGTCATTACGATATATTGATGCCTCACATACACCAATTGCACGGCTACCTGAATCAATAGATTCTCTTTACAATTTACAAACGATAAAGCTCAGAGGTTGCTCAAACTTTGTTCAGTTGCCAAAAGGTATGAAGAAGCTAACAAATCTCCGCCATATTGATCTTGATATCATTCGGCAATTGGATTCCTTGCCAGCACATTTAGGGAATTTGAGTACCCTTCAAACTCTGTCAGCATTTCTTGTTGGTAGAGATGATGGGTGCCATGTTGGAGAGTTGAAGAATTTGAATGATCTCAAAGGAGCGCTTAACATCTCAAGGCTTGAAAATGTGGTCAGTAAGAAGGAGGCTGAGGAAGCTGCTTTGATTGATAAGAAATGTCTAGACAGGTTGGAGCTTCGATGGAGTAATATGTTTGTTGAGTATGCCAAGTTAGAAGAGGAAATACTAGAATGTCTTCAACCACATTTTGGCCTTAAAGAGTTGCAAATACAACAGTACAGTGGCTCAGTACTTCCAACTTGGATTGGCAATCGCGCTTTTGCTGACCTTGTTGCCATTACCCTCTATAGATGCAGGAATTGTAAACTTCTCCCATGTATGGGACAATTGCCAGCACTCAAGTCTCTTTCAATTATAGAGATGAATGGGGTGAAATATATTGATCATCAGTTCCTCAGGAATGGCCCATGTCTCGAGTATGCATTTCCAAAACTAGAGAGACTAGAAGTTGATATCATGCTCAAACTGAAAGTGTGGAAGCACATACGAATAGGTGACTTCCCTTCCCTGGTTAAACTCATAGTGGACTCCTGCCCAGAACTTGTCAGACTTCCACCACTGGCATGCCTCCCGTCCTTAAAGCACTTGGAGTTGAGACGATGCCCGAAGCTTCTCTCTTTGCCCAGTGACGGACTGCCACCTTCTCTTGAGTCTTTCTTATTAGTGGAGTGCCTTGAGCTGAAAGAATGGTGCCTGAAGAGTGACCATTGGAGCACGTTATGTCATATCTCCAGCATATGGTTTGATCATGAGGAGGTGAAG GGGTTTGAGCTGGACTGCACACCTCTCTGGGGTTCTGTTTCAATCTGTGGAAGAAGACCAGTAATGGAAGATGCAATTGCTGTAGTACCTCGGTTCATTAATATTCCAAGCACAATGCTTATTGGCAGTCATGCATACACTGGAATGAGCCCAAGTTTGAACCACCTAACAAGTCATTTTTTTGGCGTTTATGATGGGCATGGAGGACCTCAGGTTGCTGAGTATTGTTGTGAGCGCCTTCATTTAGCTTTGGCTGACGAACTTCAAATTATTGAGGATGATTTGACTGATGGAATAATGAGAGAAACTCAGCATGTGAAGGGGGAGAAAGCATTCACTATTGAGGATGATTTGACTGATGGAATAATGAGAGAAACTCAGCAGGTGAAGTGGGAGAAAGCATTCACTAGTTGCTTCCGGAGAGTAGATGATGAAGTCAGCAGATGCATCACCGGAAGTAACGAGGATGCCTCCGGGGCCAACTCTGATCAACATATTGCCCCAGAGACCGTAGGATCTACAGCTGTGGTTGCATTAGTCTGTTCTTCCCATATTATAGTTGCGAACTGTGGTGACTCGAGAGCGATTCTTTGTCGTGGCAAAGAACCAGTACCATTATCAGTAGATCATAAAGCAAACAGAGAAGATGAATGTGCAAGAATTGAGGCATCTGGAGGGAAGATCATACAGTGGAATGGACCTCGTGTGTTTGGAGTTCTTGCAATGTCAAGGTCCATTGGAGATGGATATTTGAAACCCTGGATAATTCCAGATCCAGAAGTGATGATTGTCCCTAGAACTAGAGATGATGAATTCCTCATTTTGGCTAGTGATGGATTATGGGATGTTATGACGAACAAGGAAGCTTGTAAAGTGGCTCGAAGGCGTATACGGCTGTGGCACAAAAAGAACAGGGTTACTCTGGCGGAAAGAGGCATAGGAGTTGATCCGGCAGCGCAAGAAGCGGCTTCATATCTTTCAACTCTTGCCTTTCAAAAAGGAAGCACAGACAATATATCTGTGATTCTGGTGGACATGAGAGCTCAAAGAAACTAA
- the LOC101314372 gene encoding high affinity nitrate transporter 2.5-like — protein MEVEATTVMESKPQPQKFALPVDSDNKATQFWLFSFAKPHMRAFHLSWFSFFLCFVSTFAAPPLIPIIRDNLNLTATDIGNAGIASVSGAVFARLAMGTACDLFGPRLASACLILLTAPAVFMFSMASSPISFLLLRFFIGFSLATFVSTQFWMSSMFSATVVGTANGVAGGWGNLGGGATQLIMPLVFGLIRDIGATKFTAWRIAFQIPALFQMLSAFTILLFGQDMPDGNYHRLEKSGEKPKDKFTSVFWHGISNYRGWILALTYGYCFGVELTIDNIIAEYFYDRFNLKLHTAGVIAATFGLANIVSRPAGGILSDMVSRRFGMRGRLWSLWLVQTIGGVLCVIMGQVGSLSASIVVMVLFSFFVQGACGLTFGVVPFVSRRSLGVISGMTGGGGNVGAVLTQLIFFKGSKYSKETGITLMGIMIICCTLPMTLIHFPQWGGIFFGPSSGKAATEEEYYMSEWSTKEQDKGYHHASVKFAENSRSERGKGDSVTRPSDEVSPTHV, from the exons ATGGAAGTTGAAGCCACTACAGTGATGGAGTCCAAACCCCAGCCCCAGAAATTTGCTCTGCCTGTGGACTCAGACAACAAGGCCACTCAGTTCTGGCTCTTCTCATTTGCCAAGCCTCACATGCGAGCGTTTCACTTGTCTTGGTTCTCCTTCTTCCTCTGCTTCGTCTCAACTTTCGCAGCACCTCCTCTAATACCTATTATCCGTGACAACCTCAACCTCACCGCCACCGATATCGGCAATGCCGGAATCGCCTCCGTCTCCGGCGCAGTGTTCGCTCGTCTCGCCATGGGAACTGCCTGCGACTTGTTCGGCCCACGTCTCGCCTCCGCCTGCCTCATTCTCCTCACGGCGCCGGCTGTGTTCATGTTCTCCATGGCCTCGTCTCCCATTTCCTTTCTCCTCCTGCGTTTCTTCATCGGATTCTCTCTGGCTACTTTCGTCTCCACCCAGTTCTGGATGAGCTCCATGTTCTCGGCTACTGTCGTCGGCACCGCCAACGGTGTCGCCGGCGGTTGGGGCAACTTGGGCGGCGGAGCCACGCAGCTGATCATGCCGCTTGTGTTTGGGCTTATCCGTGACATCGGTGCAACTAAGTTTACGGCGTGGAGAATCGCTTTCCAAATCCCTGCTCTGTTTCAGATGCTCTCAGCATTTACCATCTTGCTGTTCGGGCAGGACATGCCGGACGGGAACTACCACCGGTTGGAGAAGTCCGGTGAAAAACCGAAAGACAAGTTCACGAGTGTGTTCTGGCATGGGATTAGTAACTACAGAGGGTGGATTCTAGCACTGACGTATGGCTATTGCTTTGGAGTTGAGCTCACTATTGACAATATCATAGCAGAGTACTTCTATGACAGATTCAATCTCAAACTTCACACCGCCGGGGTTATTGCGGCGACATTCGGCTTGGCTAACATTGTTTCTAGACCTGCAGGTGGAATTCTATCGGATATGGTATCAAGGAGGTTTGGGATGAGAGGGAGGCTGTGGAGTTTGTGGTTGGTGCAAACTATTGGGGGTGTTTTGTGTGTGATTATGGGGCAGGTTGGTTCTTTGAGTGCTTCAATTGTTGTCATGGTTTTGTTCTCCTTCTTTGTCCAGGGTGCTTGTGGCCTTACATTTGGGGTGGTTCCTTTTGTTTCCAGAAG GTCATTAGGGGTTATATCTGGTATGACCGGAGGTGGTGGAAATGTGGGTGCAGTTCTGACCCAATTGATATTCTTCAAAGGATCAAAGTACTCAAAAGAAACAGGGATCACTCTAATGGGGATTATGATCATATGCTGCACTCTCCCAATGACTCTGATACATTTCCCGCAATGGGGCGGAATATTTTTCGGTCCGTCATCCGGCAAGGCTGCGACGGAAGAAGAGTACTACATGTCTGAATGGAGCACAAAGGAGCAGGACAAAGGTTATCACCATGCAAGTGTGAAGTTTGCTGAGAATAGCCGAAGTGAAAGAGGAAAAGGTGACTCTGTGACCAGGCCTTCTGATGAGGTTTCGCCTACACATGTTTAG
- the LOC101301589 gene encoding high affinity nitrate transporter 2.5-like, producing MAFLSPSRRRRVALNSQVRPLGPYDRDVWGRPESPDLTGKPERRQVKNPVMESQSQFALPVDSDHKATEFKIFSIAKPHMRAFHLAWFSYFSCFLTTFAAAPLLPIIRDNLNLTTTDIGNAGIASVSGAVFARIAMGTLSDLFGPRFASASLLLLTAPAVFLFSMASSPVSFLLLRFCVGVSLANFVPTLFWMSSMFSSPVVGTANGFAGGWGNFGGGATQLIMPLVFGLIQHNIGAAKFTAWRIAFQIPAVFQVLSAFAILLFGQDMPDGNFHRLEKSGDKPKDKFSTVFWHGVKNYRGWILALTYGYCFGVELTVDNIIAEYFYDRFDLKLHTAGIIAATFGLANIVSRPTGGVLSDLMARRFGMRGRLWTLWVVQTLGGVFCVILGRVSSLKTSIAVMILFSLCCQSACGLTFGVVPFVSRRSLGVISGMTGGGGSLGAVLTQLIFFKGSVYSKERGITLMGVMIICCTLPMLLIHFPQWGGMLSGPSSKNKATEEEYYLSEWSSVEKEKGFHRASEKFAENSRSERGKSDSLTRTSDEGPPAVHV from the exons ATGGCGTTTTTATCTCCGTCCAGACGACGACGCGTGGCTCTCAATTCACAAGTGCGACCTTTAGGTCCCTACGATAGAGATGTTTGGGGTCGTCCTGAGTCTCCTGACCTCACCGGAAAACCAGAGAGGCGACAAGT CAAAAATCCTGTAATGGAATCCCAATCCCAGTTTGCTCTGCCTGTGGACTCTGATCACAAGGCAACAGAGTTCAAAATCTTCTCCATAGCCAAACCTCACATGCGAGCCTTTCACTTAGCTTGGTTCTCATACTTCTCATGCTTCCTCACCACTTTTGCTGCAGCACCTCTACTCCCCATTATCCGGGACAACCTCAACCTCACAACCACCGACATCGGCAACGCCGGAATAGCTTCTGTCTCCGGCGCAGTCTTTGCCCGTATAGCCATGGGAACTCTCTCCGACTTATTCGGACCGCGTTTCGCCTCTGCCTCACTCCTACTCCTCACTGCACCAGCGGTCTTCTTGTTCTCAATGGCATCGTCTCCCGTATCCTTTCTCTTGTTGCGTTTCTGCGTCGGCGTCTCTTTGGCCAACTTTGTTCCAACCTTGTTCTGGATGAGCTCCATGTTTTCGTCTCCGGTGGTCGGCACGGCAAATGGCTTTGCTGGCGGTTGGGGGAACTTCGGTGGCGGTGCGACGCAGCTGATCATGCCACTTGTGTTTGGTCTCATTCAACATAACATTGGTGCTGCCAAGTTCACCGCTTGGCGAATAGCGTTCCAAATCCCTGCAGTGTTTCAAGTGCTCTCGGCATTTGCCATTTTGTTGTTCGGGCAGGACATGCCGGACGGGAACTTCCACCGGTTGGAGAAGTCCGGTGACAAGCCCAAGGACAAGTTCTCGACTGTTTTCTGGCATGGGGTCAAAAACTACAGAGGTTGGATTCTGGCATTGACTTATGGCTATTGCTTTGGAGTTGAGCTCACTGTTGATAATATCATAGCCGAGTATTTCTACGACAGATTCGATCTCAAGCTCCACACTGCGGGGATCATAGCGGCGACTTTCGGGTTAGCGAATATTGTTTCTAGACCTACCGGAGGGGTTTTATCGGATTTGATGGCGAGGAGGTTTGGGATGAGGGGGAGGCTGTGGACTTTGTGGGTGGTGCAAACTTTGGGGGGTGTCTTCTGTGTGATTCTTGGGCGAGTTAGCTCTTTGAAGACTTCTATTGCTGTCATGATTTTGTTCTCCTTGTGTTGCCAAAGTGCTTGTGGGCTTACATTTGGAGTGGTTCCGTTTGTTTCTAGAAG GTCATTGGGAGTCATATCTGGCATGACAGGGGGTGGTGGAAGCTTGGGTGCAGTTCTGACCCAACTTATTTTCTTCAAAGGGTCTGTGTATTCGAAGGAAAGAGGGATAACTCTAATGGGAGTCATGATCATATGCTGCACTCTCCCAATGCTTCTGATACATTTCCCACAATGGGGTGGAATGCTGAGTGGCCCGTCATCTAAAAATAAGGCCACTGAAGAGGAGTACTACTTGTCTGAATGGAGTTCAGTGGAGAAAGAGAAAGGGTTTCATCGAGCAAGTGAGAAATTTGCTGAGAACAGCAGAAGCGAAAGGGGAAAATCGGACTCTTTAACCAGGACCTCTGATGAGGGTCCACCCGCGGTTCATGTTTAA